A single window of Actinoallomurus bryophytorum DNA harbors:
- a CDS encoding group II truncated hemoglobin, producing MIVEYIRYRVPDPEEFEAAYRRAVVPLGRASQCLDYELSRCVDEPGCHVLRITWKSVQDHLEGFRNSEHFQEFFAEIKPYVSNIEEMRHYEKVITKTEPTLFEWAGGAEAFERLTETFYGKVANDELIGPLFAHMDPGHPRYVAIWLSEVFGGPTTYSQERGGHAHMVSKHLGKGITEQQRRRWVNLLMDSADEVSLPSDPEFRAAFASYIEWGTRLALYFSKPDATPPGEGPMPRWGWGVAPPYRP from the coding sequence ATGATCGTTGAGTACATCCGTTACCGCGTGCCCGACCCCGAAGAGTTCGAAGCCGCCTACCGCCGCGCCGTGGTCCCGCTGGGAAGGGCATCCCAGTGTCTCGACTACGAGCTGTCCCGGTGCGTGGACGAACCCGGATGCCACGTCCTGCGCATCACCTGGAAGTCCGTACAGGACCACCTCGAAGGCTTCCGGAACAGTGAGCACTTCCAGGAGTTCTTCGCTGAGATCAAGCCCTATGTGTCGAACATCGAGGAGATGCGGCATTACGAAAAGGTGATCACGAAGACCGAGCCGACGCTGTTCGAATGGGCCGGCGGCGCAGAGGCGTTCGAGCGGCTGACAGAGACGTTCTACGGCAAGGTGGCGAACGACGAGCTGATCGGGCCGTTGTTCGCGCATATGGATCCTGGCCACCCACGATACGTGGCGATATGGCTGAGCGAAGTCTTCGGCGGACCCACCACCTACAGTCAGGAGCGCGGCGGCCACGCGCACATGGTCTCCAAGCATCTCGGAAAGGGAATCACCGAGCAGCAGCGCCGGAGGTGGGTGAACCTGCTCATGGACTCCGCCGACGAGGTGAGCCTGCCCTCTGACCCCGAGTTCAGAGCGGCGTTCGCGAGCTACATCGAGTGGGGCACCCGGCTGGCCCTCTACTTCTCCAAGCCCGACGCCACCCCTCCAGGCGAGGGGCCGATGCCACGCTGGGGCTGGGGCGTCGCCCCGCCGTACCGGCCCTGA